The following are encoded in a window of Salinibacter ruber DSM 13855 genomic DNA:
- a CDS encoding CIA30 family protein, with amino-acid sequence MTRLLALAVVPAVLLVGHVFHRPAPTTDAPGPPLTDPNSPGSPPSSGPPSCPAPLMLFTFDGADTAPWRVENDGVMGGRSEGFVEVADGTLVFTGEVVTEGGGFTSVRAASRADLSGYDGIELRVRGGGRTFELDVDDGTRSRGREVSRRGPVPTRDAWTTVRVPFDSLEETAYGEPVRVDPLDRSAVQSIGIYIIDGQDGPFRLEVDWIRGYREAE; translated from the coding sequence ATGACTCGTCTTCTCGCGCTCGCAGTCGTCCCCGCGGTCCTTCTCGTCGGGCACGTTTTCCACCGCCCGGCCCCGACGACGGACGCCCCGGGCCCACCGCTCACAGACCCAAACAGCCCTGGCAGTCCCCCTTCGTCCGGCCCCCCCTCCTGTCCCGCGCCCCTGATGCTCTTCACCTTCGACGGCGCCGATACGGCCCCGTGGCGCGTCGAGAACGACGGCGTGATGGGCGGGCGCTCGGAGGGCTTCGTCGAGGTCGCCGACGGCACGCTCGTGTTCACCGGAGAGGTGGTCACCGAGGGCGGCGGGTTCACGTCGGTCCGCGCGGCGTCGCGGGCGGACCTGTCGGGCTACGACGGGATCGAACTTCGCGTCCGCGGCGGGGGGCGCACGTTCGAACTCGACGTCGACGACGGAACCCGGAGCCGGGGGCGGGAGGTGAGCCGCCGCGGGCCGGTCCCGACGCGCGACGCCTGGACGACCGTCCGCGTCCCTTTTGACTCACTGGAGGAGACCGCATACGGCGAGCCCGTGCGCGTCGACCCGCTCGACCGCTCGGCCGTGCAGTCGATCGGGATCTACATCATCGACGGACAGGACGGCCCGTTTCGGCTGGAGGTGGACTGGATCCGGGGGTACCGCGAGGCGGAGTAG
- a CDS encoding DUF1648 domain-containing protein, translating to MDRLTHGLNAALSLLLVGGSLWVFPTLPARVPRHFGLGGTADAYWDATLLHWMVLPTIAIVVVGGLYGAAWWVGTRPAAVSMPDQQRYDALRPADQRLIAGHVQTFLYGTATATLVLFVVAQGSTYHVATSATNTLPEVGWALTLGIPVVLTIATGALAWWLPRRVRRLAGDRGP from the coding sequence ATGGATCGCCTGACCCACGGTCTGAATGCGGCCCTTTCGCTGCTCCTCGTCGGGGGAAGCCTGTGGGTGTTTCCGACGCTCCCCGCCCGGGTGCCGCGCCACTTCGGCCTGGGCGGCACGGCGGATGCCTACTGGGACGCGACGCTCCTGCACTGGATGGTCCTCCCGACCATTGCGATCGTCGTCGTGGGGGGGCTCTACGGCGCCGCGTGGTGGGTGGGCACGAGGCCCGCCGCCGTCAGCATGCCGGACCAGCAGCGGTACGATGCCCTGCGGCCGGCGGACCAGCGTCTGATTGCGGGGCACGTGCAGACCTTTCTGTACGGGACGGCCACGGCGACGCTGGTCCTGTTCGTGGTCGCACAGGGGAGCACCTATCACGTGGCCACGTCGGCCACGAACACGCTCCCCGAGGTCGGGTGGGCACTCACCCTCGGCATCCCTGTGGTCCTCACGATCGCGACGGGCGCCCTGGCGTGGTGGCTGCCGCGGCGCGTGCGGCGGCTCGCGGGCGACCGAGGACCGTAA
- a CDS encoding ABC transporter ATP-binding protein, producing the protein MSTPILSVQNLTKRFGPEAPPVVHEVSFEVEDGEIFSILGPSGCGKTTTLRCVAGFEEASAGTIAVRDQTLSGPGVHVSPDARDVGIVFQNYALFPHLTVRENVAFGLDGASEAARSARAQEVLEMVGLDGFEDRRPQHLSGGQQQRVALARTLAPEPDLILLDEPFSNLDALLRQETRQEVRELLKNKGMSAVFVTHNQEEALSFADRLAVMRGGQLDQIGTPEEVYYHPRTLFVAQFLGRTNLLLSQAAGTEADTPLGRVGLNEAAEGTVLVSMRPEHLALEAPEASDGTVGTVVGRAFKGHDITYRVCCGGSEYLVHTDNRRFYEPGDTVAVRPLEPAVVLESRSTPAEVPSGATPEPEP; encoded by the coding sequence ATGAGCACCCCGATCCTCTCCGTTCAGAACCTGACCAAGCGGTTTGGGCCCGAGGCCCCGCCCGTCGTCCACGAGGTGTCGTTCGAGGTGGAGGACGGGGAGATCTTTTCGATCCTGGGCCCGAGCGGCTGCGGCAAGACGACGACGCTTCGCTGTGTGGCGGGTTTTGAGGAGGCCTCGGCGGGCACGATCGCGGTGCGGGACCAGACGCTCTCCGGACCCGGCGTGCACGTGTCGCCGGACGCGCGGGACGTGGGCATTGTCTTTCAGAACTACGCCCTCTTTCCGCACCTCACGGTCCGCGAGAACGTGGCGTTTGGGCTCGATGGGGCGTCGGAGGCGGCGCGGTCCGCCCGGGCGCAGGAGGTGCTGGAGATGGTGGGGCTCGACGGCTTCGAAGACCGGCGGCCCCAGCACCTCTCGGGCGGGCAGCAGCAGCGGGTGGCCCTCGCGCGCACCCTCGCCCCGGAGCCGGACCTCATCCTGCTCGACGAGCCCTTCTCCAACCTCGACGCCCTGCTGCGACAGGAGACGCGCCAGGAGGTGCGGGAGCTCCTGAAGAACAAGGGCATGAGTGCCGTCTTCGTCACGCACAACCAGGAGGAGGCCCTCTCGTTTGCCGACCGCCTGGCCGTGATGCGGGGCGGGCAGCTCGACCAGATCGGCACGCCGGAGGAGGTCTACTACCACCCCCGTACGCTCTTCGTCGCCCAGTTCCTGGGCCGCACCAACCTGCTGCTCTCGCAGGCCGCCGGCACCGAGGCGGACACGCCGCTGGGGCGCGTGGGGCTCAACGAGGCGGCGGAGGGGACGGTGCTGGTGTCGATGCGGCCGGAGCACCTCGCGCTGGAGGCGCCGGAGGCCTCGGACGGCACGGTGGGGACGGTCGTGGGCCGGGCGTTCAAGGGACACGACATCACGTACCGGGTGTGTTGCGGCGGGAGCGAGTACCTCGTCCACACCGACAACCGGCGGTTCTACGAGCCGGGCGACACGGTGGCCGTCCGCCCCCTCGAACCGGCCGTCGTTTTGGAGAGCCGGTCGACCCCCGCCGAGGTGCCAAGCGGTGCGACCCCGGAGCCGGAACCATAG
- a CDS encoding ABC transporter permease, with the protein MLDTIRRRWYVTIPVAVVLGGVLIPLVYLLLRAFQADPGTLWDLVVRGRTLRLLWNTVGLTAGVLAGTSALALPLAWLTTRTALPGRKALTLLGVLPLAVPGYVMAYALMATTGEYGTLAQTLGLVVPRLSGYTGAWLALSLSTFPYLFLNLRTAFLGLDPSLEESAQALGRGRWRVFVQVVLPQLRPAFLSGGLLVALHVLGDFGVVSLMRYDTFSYALYIQYAASYDRIYAACLALMLLILTGAILLLEARLLKGLLFHRTESGTSRTAVRYELGRWRWGGYAFALGVAGLSVVLPAGTVGYWMTDAAAGGVPWAGLGAALWDSVSASAPAAVLAALLALPVAYLGVRHPSPWTRVVERAAYLGYATPPLAFALALIVFSLGVVPFAYQTLALLVTAYALHFMAEAVGPVRSALYQAPPHLEEAARSLGRSPLGAFVSVTFPLVRRGLLVSMAFVFLSAMKELPLTFLLAPIGFETLALNTWSYAEEAMFGQAAPYALTIMFVSALFVGVLLLREQASERPAAAERT; encoded by the coding sequence GTGCTGGACACGATCCGCCGCCGCTGGTACGTGACAATCCCCGTGGCGGTCGTCCTGGGGGGCGTGCTCATTCCGCTGGTGTACCTGCTGCTCCGCGCCTTCCAGGCGGACCCGGGGACGCTGTGGGACCTGGTGGTGCGGGGGCGCACCCTGCGGCTCCTGTGGAACACGGTGGGGCTCACTGCGGGCGTGCTCGCGGGCACGAGCGCACTGGCGCTCCCGCTGGCCTGGCTGACCACCCGCACGGCCCTCCCGGGCCGAAAGGCGCTCACCCTGCTGGGCGTGCTCCCCCTCGCGGTGCCCGGCTACGTGATGGCGTACGCCCTGATGGCCACGACGGGCGAATACGGCACGCTCGCGCAGACACTCGGCCTCGTGGTGCCCCGGCTAAGCGGCTACACCGGGGCCTGGCTTGCGCTCAGCCTCTCGACGTTCCCGTACCTCTTTCTGAACCTCCGGACTGCCTTCCTGGGGCTGGATCCGTCCCTGGAGGAGTCGGCCCAGGCGCTGGGGCGCGGCCGGTGGCGGGTCTTCGTGCAGGTGGTGCTGCCGCAGCTGCGCCCGGCCTTCCTGTCGGGCGGGCTCCTGGTGGCCCTCCACGTGCTGGGCGACTTCGGGGTCGTGTCGCTCATGCGGTACGACACGTTCAGCTACGCGCTCTACATCCAGTACGCGGCCTCCTACGACCGCATCTATGCGGCCTGCCTCGCGCTCATGCTGTTGATCCTGACAGGCGCGATCCTGCTGCTGGAGGCGCGGTTGCTGAAGGGGCTCCTGTTTCACCGGACGGAGAGCGGCACGAGCCGCACCGCCGTCCGGTACGAGCTGGGACGCTGGCGCTGGGGCGGGTATGCCTTTGCGCTGGGCGTGGCGGGGCTGTCGGTGGTCCTGCCGGCGGGCACGGTGGGGTACTGGATGACCGACGCGGCGGCGGGCGGGGTGCCCTGGGCCGGCCTGGGGGCGGCCCTCTGGGACTCGGTGTCGGCCTCCGCCCCCGCCGCCGTGCTGGCGGCGCTGCTGGCGCTGCCGGTGGCGTACCTGGGCGTGCGGCACCCGTCTCCCTGGACGCGCGTCGTCGAGCGTGCTGCCTACCTGGGCTACGCCACGCCCCCGCTGGCCTTTGCGCTCGCGCTCATCGTGTTCTCGCTCGGGGTTGTGCCGTTCGCGTACCAGACGCTGGCCCTGCTCGTGACGGCCTACGCGCTTCACTTCATGGCGGAGGCCGTGGGCCCCGTGCGGAGCGCGCTCTACCAGGCGCCGCCCCACCTCGAGGAGGCCGCCCGGTCGCTGGGCCGCTCGCCGCTCGGGGCGTTCGTGAGCGTCACCTTTCCGCTCGTGCGGCGCGGCCTGCTCGTGAGCATGGCGTTCGTCTTCCTCTCGGCCATGAAGGAGCTGCCCCTCACCTTCCTCCTGGCGCCGATCGGGTTCGAAACGCTCGCCCTCAACACGTGGAGCTACGCGGAGGAGGCGATGTTTGGGCAGGCGGCCCCCTACGCGCTCACCATCATGTTCGTCTCGGCGCTCTTCGTGGGCGTGCTGCTGCTCCGCGAGCAGGCGAGCGAGCGCCCCGCGGCTGCGGAGCGCACGTAG
- a CDS encoding iron ABC transporter substrate-binding protein, which yields MKRLLSLSLVVTLVLSLLGCGGEQQDELVIYSGRSKALVDSLVQQYRQQADVPVRVRYGTDSQLLAALQEEGDQSPADVFWANTTGALGNAVNNGLLTELPDTLANRAARFTPSNQRWTPVTTRFRVLAYNSDAVSPEDLPDSVLDLPEHEEFEGRVGWTPAYSSFQDFVTALRVTEGAETARTWLSDMQALNPNSYTSNTPMVQALEAGEIDVALTNHYYVLRLKHGGAEGEYEGAEGEYEGEEEEGEEHEEEATPRASAPVEMYHFADGDLGNLALVTGAGALQTSNQPDAANRFLRFLLSEQAQSFAATRVNEYPVVSGASVPDYLMPADEALKMSPEFDLQKLQNMEPTLDLLRDAGAL from the coding sequence ATGAAGCGACTTCTCAGCCTCAGCCTCGTCGTCACCCTGGTCCTGTCCCTGCTCGGATGCGGCGGGGAGCAGCAGGACGAGCTCGTCATCTACTCGGGCCGCAGCAAGGCCCTCGTTGATTCGCTCGTCCAGCAGTACCGACAGCAGGCGGACGTGCCGGTCCGCGTGCGCTACGGCACCGACTCGCAGCTGCTGGCCGCGCTCCAGGAGGAGGGCGACCAGTCTCCGGCCGATGTGTTTTGGGCGAACACGACCGGCGCCCTGGGCAACGCCGTCAACAACGGCCTGCTGACCGAGCTGCCCGACACGCTGGCGAATCGCGCGGCCCGCTTCACCCCGTCGAACCAGCGGTGGACCCCGGTCACGACCCGCTTCCGCGTGCTGGCCTACAACAGCGACGCGGTGAGCCCGGAAGACCTCCCCGACTCGGTGCTCGACCTGCCGGAGCACGAGGAGTTTGAGGGCCGCGTTGGATGGACGCCCGCCTACTCGAGCTTCCAAGACTTCGTGACGGCGCTCCGTGTGACGGAAGGGGCGGAGACGGCCCGCACGTGGCTGTCGGACATGCAGGCGCTGAACCCGAACAGCTACACCTCCAACACGCCGATGGTGCAGGCCCTGGAGGCCGGCGAGATTGACGTGGCGCTGACGAACCACTACTACGTCCTGCGCCTGAAGCACGGCGGGGCGGAGGGCGAGTACGAGGGGGCGGAGGGCGAGTACGAGGGGGAGGAGGAAGAGGGCGAGGAGCACGAGGAGGAGGCTACGCCCCGGGCCTCCGCGCCGGTTGAGATGTATCACTTTGCCGACGGGGACCTTGGCAACCTTGCCCTCGTAACGGGGGCGGGAGCGCTGCAGACGAGCAACCAGCCCGACGCGGCGAACCGGTTCCTGCGGTTCCTGCTTTCGGAACAGGCGCAGTCCTTCGCCGCGACCCGTGTAAACGAGTATCCCGTGGTGTCGGGCGCGTCGGTGCCGGACTACCTGATGCCGGCGGACGAGGCCCTGAAGATGAGTCCGGAGTTCGACCTGCAGAAGCTCCAGAACATGGAGCCGACGCTCGATCTGCTCCGCGACGCCGGGGCGCTCTAG
- a CDS encoding S9 family peptidase, with protein MIAFAAWVSFLRRYATRPLCTFLTPPMARRVVLALLVALALPALAHGQDAPFSRMDVFDLEWVTNPQVSPDGSQIVYQRRGMDVMEDRRTSALWRLDADGTDHTKLTSRTADESSPRWSPDGSKIAFTSSDEEHGTEIYVHWVEQNKTARITQLENAPSGLSWSPDGTHLAFSMHVSAPEPTLASRPEPPEGADWAEPPRVETRLNHESDGTGVLDYGHDHLFVVRADGGRARQVTAGDYNHSSRPVWTPDGEALLYSANRHDNWERERRNSELYRVPVDGGESTPLTDRFGPDHTPRVSPDGETIAYLGYDDEVQTYQVTRLYVMDRDGSNRRVVDLGLNRSIDDIAWDEDGEGLYVQYEDEGTTKLGHTTLDGSTSVVATNLGGTSIGRPYGGGDFSVSEAGRLAFNQTSPAHPAELAVTRRGRDTTRRLTDLNGDLLDDRTLGAVEEIRYSSSKDGREIHGWVVTPPNYDPDRAYPLMVEIHGGPISNYGDRFSAEIQLYAAAGYVVFYPNARGSTSYGEAFGNLLYNDFSGGEYQDIMDGVNQLVERDYVAADSLYVTGGSAGGTSAAWITGKTDRFRAAAVQKPVTNWISKTLAADNYYGYAEYRYPGQPWENPMEYWDVSPVSLLGSMSTPTVVIVGGDDLRTPPWQAKQLYNGLKLRGVEAAYVEIPGASHGISYRPSQLITKVDHVLGWFDRYRQ; from the coding sequence ATGATTGCCTTCGCGGCCTGGGTCTCTTTTCTTCGTAGGTACGCGACTCGTCCCCTGTGCACTTTCCTCACGCCCCCGATGGCCCGCCGCGTTGTTCTCGCCCTGCTCGTTGCGCTCGCCCTTCCCGCCCTCGCCCACGGCCAGGACGCACCCTTCTCCCGCATGGACGTGTTTGACCTGGAGTGGGTGACCAACCCACAGGTGTCTCCCGACGGCAGCCAGATCGTGTATCAGCGGCGGGGCATGGACGTGATGGAGGACCGCCGCACCTCCGCCCTCTGGCGCCTCGACGCGGACGGCACCGACCACACGAAGCTGACCTCCCGCACGGCCGACGAATCCTCGCCCCGCTGGTCCCCGGACGGCTCGAAAATCGCGTTCACCAGCTCGGACGAGGAGCACGGCACCGAGATTTACGTCCACTGGGTGGAGCAGAACAAGACCGCTCGCATCACGCAGTTGGAGAATGCCCCGAGCGGGCTCTCGTGGTCGCCGGACGGAACGCACCTCGCGTTTTCCATGCACGTGTCGGCCCCCGAGCCCACGCTGGCCTCGCGCCCGGAGCCGCCCGAGGGCGCCGACTGGGCGGAGCCGCCCCGCGTGGAGACGCGCCTCAACCACGAGTCGGACGGGACGGGCGTCCTGGACTACGGGCACGACCACCTGTTCGTGGTGCGGGCCGACGGCGGCCGCGCCCGCCAGGTAACCGCCGGCGACTACAACCACTCCAGCCGCCCGGTGTGGACGCCTGACGGGGAGGCGCTCCTCTACTCGGCCAACCGCCACGACAACTGGGAGCGCGAGCGCCGCAACTCGGAGCTCTACAGGGTGCCGGTGGACGGGGGTGAGAGCACGCCGCTGACGGACCGGTTCGGCCCCGACCACACGCCCCGCGTGTCGCCGGACGGGGAGACGATCGCCTACCTCGGGTACGACGACGAGGTCCAGACCTACCAGGTGACGCGGCTCTACGTGATGGACCGGGACGGCTCTAACCGGCGGGTGGTCGACCTGGGCCTGAACCGCTCGATCGACGACATCGCCTGGGACGAGGACGGCGAGGGCCTGTACGTCCAGTACGAGGACGAGGGCACGACCAAACTGGGGCACACGACCCTCGACGGCTCGACCTCGGTGGTGGCGACGAATCTGGGTGGCACCTCGATCGGCCGCCCGTACGGCGGGGGCGACTTTTCCGTCTCTGAGGCAGGACGCCTTGCCTTCAACCAGACCTCGCCCGCCCACCCCGCCGAGCTGGCGGTCACGCGCCGGGGCCGGGACACGACGCGGCGGCTCACGGACCTGAACGGGGACCTCCTCGACGACCGCACCCTCGGCGCCGTGGAGGAGATCCGCTACTCCTCCTCGAAGGACGGGCGCGAGATCCACGGCTGGGTGGTGACGCCGCCGAACTACGACCCGGACCGCGCCTATCCGCTGATGGTGGAGATTCACGGCGGCCCGATCTCGAATTACGGCGACCGGTTCTCCGCCGAGATTCAGCTCTACGCGGCGGCTGGGTACGTCGTGTTCTATCCCAATGCGCGGGGCAGCACCAGCTACGGCGAGGCGTTCGGCAACCTGCTCTACAACGACTTCTCGGGCGGGGAATACCAGGACATCATGGACGGGGTCAATCAGCTCGTCGAGCGGGATTACGTGGCGGCCGACAGCCTGTACGTCACCGGCGGCAGCGCGGGCGGCACCTCCGCCGCCTGGATCACGGGCAAGACCGACCGGTTCCGGGCCGCGGCCGTGCAGAAGCCCGTCACCAACTGGATCAGCAAGACCCTGGCGGCGGACAACTACTACGGCTACGCCGAGTACCGCTACCCGGGCCAGCCGTGGGAGAACCCGATGGAGTACTGGGACGTGTCCCCGGTCTCGCTCCTCGGCTCCATGAGCACGCCGACGGTCGTCATCGTGGGGGGCGACGACCTCCGCACGCCCCCCTGGCAGGCGAAGCAGCTCTACAACGGACTCAAGCTGCGCGGCGTAGAGGCGGCCTACGTCGAGATCCCGGGCGCCTCCCACGGCATTTCGTACCGGCCCAGCCAGCTCATCACGAAGGTCGACCACGTGCTCGGCTGGTTCGACCGGTACCGGCAATAA
- a CDS encoding glycosyltransferase family 4 protein codes for MGQGDNEKWKIAVLGPMHPYRGGIAHFTEMTVTGLDERGHDVRPVNFSRQYPELLFPGETQYEPESDAPPVVRGAPRPLDSINPFSWFRTGFHLRDAAPDAVVFQYWMPFFAPAYGVVARGLRRHYGIPSFAVVHNALPHERHLGDAALSRFFLDACAGHVVMSDAVAADARRLAGPGAQIEQIAHPVYERFGDPVPRGEARAALGLPDDAPVVLFFGFVREYKGLHVLLKAMPDVLADHPDLRLVVAGEPYDDPQRYRAIIDRHGLHDRVQWHDAYVPSDAVPTYFCAADLVVQPYVSATQSGVAQIATHFERPMVVTDVGGLAESIPHEEAGFVVPPEDPEALARAIGRFVRADWAGRLTEGVRERKRAQQPARLMEAIERLAARHAG; via the coding sequence ATGGGACAAGGGGACAATGAAAAATGGAAGATTGCAGTCCTCGGTCCGATGCACCCGTACCGGGGCGGCATTGCGCACTTCACGGAGATGACGGTGACGGGGCTGGACGAGCGCGGGCACGACGTGCGGCCGGTCAACTTCTCGCGGCAGTATCCCGAGCTCCTCTTTCCCGGCGAGACGCAGTACGAGCCGGAGAGCGACGCGCCCCCGGTCGTGCGGGGCGCCCCCCGCCCGCTGGACTCCATCAACCCGTTCTCGTGGTTCCGAACGGGGTTTCACCTGCGGGACGCGGCCCCCGACGCCGTGGTTTTTCAGTACTGGATGCCGTTCTTCGCGCCCGCCTACGGCGTCGTTGCGCGGGGACTGCGGCGGCACTACGGCATTCCCTCGTTCGCCGTCGTGCACAACGCCCTGCCCCACGAGCGGCATCTCGGCGACGCGGCGCTCAGCCGCTTCTTCCTTGACGCCTGCGCCGGGCACGTCGTGATGTCCGACGCCGTGGCCGCCGATGCCCGGCGGCTGGCCGGGCCTGGGGCACAGATCGAACAGATTGCCCACCCGGTCTACGAACGCTTCGGGGACCCCGTCCCGAGGGGCGAGGCCCGCGCGGCACTCGGCCTGCCCGACGATGCGCCGGTGGTTCTCTTCTTCGGCTTCGTGCGGGAATACAAGGGGCTGCACGTTCTCCTGAAGGCGATGCCGGACGTGCTGGCCGACCACCCCGACCTGCGCCTCGTCGTGGCGGGGGAGCCGTACGACGACCCGCAGCGCTACCGCGCGATTATCGACCGGCACGGGCTTCACGACCGGGTGCAGTGGCACGACGCCTACGTCCCGTCCGACGCGGTCCCGACCTATTTCTGCGCCGCCGACCTCGTGGTGCAGCCGTACGTGTCGGCCACGCAGAGCGGCGTCGCCCAGATCGCGACCCACTTCGAGCGGCCCATGGTGGTGACCGACGTCGGCGGCCTCGCGGAGTCGATTCCACACGAGGAGGCCGGCTTCGTAGTGCCGCCCGAGGACCCGGAGGCCCTGGCCCGGGCCATCGGTCGCTTTGTCCGGGCGGACTGGGCCGGGCGGCTCACGGAGGGGGTGCGCGAGCGGAAGCGCGCCCAGCAGCCCGCCCGCCTGATGGAGGCCATCGAACGGCTCGCGGCGAGGCACGCGGGCTGA
- a CDS encoding aldo/keto reductase has protein sequence MKQRTLGTSTLTVSAVGLGCMGMSDFYGTPDENQAIKTLQRALDRGLTFFDSADIYGPFTNEKLLGRVLDAHRHRVTIATKFGIVRDEAGEMHGLNGRPSYVKTACEDSLQRLGVDTIDLYYLHRVDPEVPIEHTVGAMGRLVEEGKVRHLGLSEVAADTLRRANEEHSITALQTEYSLWSRDPEDDILPTCRELGIGFVPYSPLGRGFLTGRFQSPEDLPEDDWRRHNPRFQGENFQKNLDLVAEVNRLADAKDVTPAQLALAWVLHQGDDIVPIPGTTDPDHLDENIAALDVSLSEEELARIDEIAPQGVAAGDRYPDMSTVNR, from the coding sequence GTGAAGCAACGCACGCTCGGAACCAGCACCCTCACCGTCTCCGCGGTCGGCCTCGGCTGCATGGGCATGTCTGACTTCTACGGCACGCCCGACGAGAACCAGGCCATCAAGACGCTCCAGCGGGCCCTGGACCGCGGCCTTACCTTCTTCGATAGCGCCGACATATACGGCCCCTTCACCAACGAAAAGCTTCTGGGCCGCGTGCTGGACGCGCACCGGCACCGGGTCACGATTGCCACCAAGTTCGGCATCGTGCGGGACGAGGCGGGCGAGATGCACGGCCTCAACGGCCGCCCGAGCTACGTGAAGACGGCCTGTGAGGACTCCCTGCAGCGCCTCGGCGTCGACACCATCGACCTGTACTACCTCCACCGCGTGGACCCGGAGGTGCCGATCGAGCACACGGTGGGGGCCATGGGGCGGCTCGTGGAAGAGGGAAAGGTGCGGCACCTGGGCCTGTCGGAGGTCGCCGCCGACACGCTCCGCCGCGCGAACGAGGAGCATTCCATCACGGCGCTCCAGACGGAATATTCGCTCTGGAGCCGCGACCCGGAGGACGACATTCTGCCGACGTGCCGCGAGCTGGGCATCGGCTTCGTGCCGTACAGCCCGCTCGGCCGCGGCTTTCTCACCGGCCGCTTCCAGTCGCCCGAGGACCTGCCGGAGGACGACTGGCGCCGCCACAACCCGCGCTTCCAGGGCGAGAACTTTCAGAAGAACCTGGACCTGGTGGCGGAGGTGAACCGGCTGGCCGACGCGAAGGACGTGACGCCCGCGCAGCTCGCCCTCGCCTGGGTGCTGCACCAGGGCGACGACATCGTCCCGATCCCGGGCACCACCGATCCGGATCACCTCGACGAAAACATTGCGGCGCTCGACGTCTCCCTCTCCGAGGAGGAGCTTGCCCGCATCGACGAGATCGCGCCCCAGGGCGTGGCGGCCGGCGACCGCTACCCGGACATGAGCACTGTAAATCGGTAG
- a CDS encoding ankyrin repeat domain-containing protein — protein MSDSESADPHSPSPTGDGQDTEPRDADGHEVARRGDTEAMEGLLEQGMDPNHTNEHGHSLLMIAAYSDQPEMADLLIEHGADPNRSDPSGSTPLMGCCFKGLAEAAEVLIEAGADVNATGARGATALMYAATYGESALVDLLLEHGADPTTTNEQGQTAAEQAAAEGHEEIAERLRQATAGA, from the coding sequence ATGTCCGATTCTGAGTCCGCTGATCCCCACAGCCCGTCCCCCACCGGCGACGGGCAGGACACCGAGCCCCGGGACGCCGACGGCCACGAGGTTGCTCGCCGGGGCGACACCGAGGCCATGGAGGGGCTCCTCGAACAGGGAATGGATCCCAACCACACGAACGAGCACGGCCACAGCCTCCTCATGATCGCCGCCTACAGCGATCAGCCCGAGATGGCGGATCTGCTGATCGAGCACGGGGCCGATCCGAACCGGTCGGACCCCAGCGGCAGCACGCCCCTCATGGGGTGCTGCTTCAAGGGCCTTGCCGAGGCGGCGGAGGTGCTCATCGAGGCGGGGGCCGACGTGAATGCGACCGGGGCCCGCGGCGCGACGGCGCTCATGTACGCGGCCACGTACGGGGAGTCGGCACTCGTGGACCTGTTGCTGGAGCACGGGGCCGACCCCACGACGACGAACGAGCAGGGCCAAACGGCCGCCGAGCAGGCCGCCGCGGAAGGGCACGAGGAGATCGCCGAGCGGCTGCGGCAGGCCACGGCGGGGGCGTGA